Proteins from a single region of Pseudonocardia sp. DSM 110487:
- a CDS encoding DUF6879 family protein: protein MSELLDEQGLGDYIDAHYRDAGDHLFRMERLPLYDVPDQNADREAFLAGRAPDWARKQQWLDTLAEEARRGLVSRRVRIFSEQLTDDELMACHYGYPFTGRYEDVRVLHAGEHPPVQLLDHDYWVMQPAGGPVSVLRMHYDAGRFVGASVVPPADHRLYLREQQLAWTIAEPFVQWWGRHPELHRTLAA, encoded by the coding sequence ATGTCCGAACTCCTCGATGAGCAGGGCCTCGGCGACTACATCGACGCCCACTACCGCGACGCCGGCGATCACCTGTTCCGGATGGAGCGGCTGCCGCTGTACGACGTCCCCGACCAGAACGCCGACCGGGAGGCCTTCTTGGCCGGCCGGGCGCCGGACTGGGCCCGTAAGCAGCAGTGGCTCGACACGCTGGCCGAGGAAGCCCGAAGGGGGCTGGTGTCGCGGCGGGTGCGGATCTTCTCTGAGCAGCTGACCGACGACGAGCTGATGGCCTGCCACTACGGCTACCCGTTCACCGGCCGGTATGAGGACGTGCGGGTGCTGCACGCCGGGGAGCACCCGCCGGTGCAGCTGCTCGACCACGACTACTGGGTGATGCAGCCCGCTGGCGGGCCGGTGTCGGTGCTGCGCATGCACTACGACGCCGGGAGGTTCGTCGGCGCATCCGTGGTGCCGCCCGCCGACCACCGGCTCTACCTGCGTGAGCAGCAGCTCGCCTGGACGATCGCCGAGCCGTTCGTGCAGTGGTGGGGCCGGCACCCCGAGCT